In Hemicordylus capensis ecotype Gifberg chromosome 3, rHemCap1.1.pri, whole genome shotgun sequence, one DNA window encodes the following:
- the LOC128349104 gene encoding uncharacterized protein LOC128349104, whose translation MPAFTASALGAPGGEHASHLQAAGRVVAPCKVPLLEKGPSPIRIRVLEHFLREYPLKAQARYLREGFQYGFRIPYMGPRIHSMAPNLRSVVGMEEVVLRKINKEIALGRVLGPFRELPLPDLRISPLGVVPKKAPGEYRLIHHLSFPHGSSVNDRIPDGLCSMKYTSFDQAVKVVRSCGQGALLAKCDIESAFRLLPVHPADFSLLGFAFQGCFYIDRALPMGCSISCAAFEAFSSMLEWALRRVAGLGSTAHSLDDFLLVGRPGTEQCSHLLAVFQKLCADLGVPLAQEKTEGPSPILTFLGIELDTIAGCSRLPWAKIDILRTLLVSCIQARKVTLRQLQQLIGHLNFACRVVVPGRPFLRWLCDAIKGVRCSHHRVRVTAPMQADMQLWATFLESYNGASFWQDTLLLEAELQVQSDAAGGLGFGVYFRGRWCAERWPAAWVASVVTKDLTFLEFFPIVVAIHLWADLFRDKTVHFWCDNQATVQVIDRQTSRSPRVMILVRAFVLACLHNNIQFLACHVPGVQNSLADALSRFQVQRFRQLAPEAEHQPEARCLHGYGALAHRSAEGRLGLFGPQHVGSIH comes from the coding sequence ATGCCAGCATTCACTGCCAGTGCGTTAGGGGCCCCCGGGGGGGAGCACGCGAGCCACCTGCAGGCGGCAGGAAGAGTGGTGGCCCCATGCAAGGTGCCActcctggaaaagggccccagcccaattaggATCAGGGTCTTAGAGCATTTTCTGCGGGAATACCCACTGAAGGCGCAGGCACGCTATTTGAGGGAAGGCTTTCAGTATGGTTTCCGCATTCCTTACATGGGTCCGAGAATACACAGTATGGCCCCAAACCTTAGGTCCGTGGTTGGGATGGAGGAGGTGGTTCTTCGCAAGATTAATAAAGAAATAGCCTTGGGACGAGTTCTCGGCCCGTTCCGTGAGCTGCCCTTGCCGGATTTGCGCatttcccctttgggggtggTGCCCAAAAAGGCACCGGGCGAATATCGCCTTATtcaccacctctccttcccccatggTTCATCTGTTAATGACAGGATCCCGGATGGGCTTTGTTCCATGAAGTACACTTCATTTGATCAAGCGGTCAAGGTAGTTCGATCTTGTGGACAGGGCGCCCTTCTGGCGAAATGCGATATTGAATCTGCATTTCGCCTCCTTCCGGTTCACCCGGCAGATTTCAGCCTCCTAGGGTTTGCGTTTCAGGGTTGCTTTTACATTGATCGagccctgcccatgggctgctcgatttcttgtgcggcctttgaggcaTTCAGCTCCATGCTTGAATGGGCTCTTCGGCGGGTGGCTGGCCTCGGGTCCACGGCCCATTCCCTTGATGATTTTCTCCTGGTTGGCCGGCCTGGAACCGAGCAATGTAGTCATCTTCTGGCTGTTTTTCAGAAGCTGTGTGCTGACCTGGGCGTACCACTGGCTCAGGAGAAGACGGAAGGTCCGTCACCCATCCTTACCTTTTTGGGTATTGAACTGGACACCATTGCTGGCTGTTCCAGGCTCCCGTGGGCGAAAATTGACATTTTGAGGACCTTGCTGGTGTCCTGCATACAGGCGCGCAAGGTTACCCTTAGGCAACTCCAACAGCTTATTGGGCATTTAAATTTCGCATGCAGGGTGGTGGTGCCCGGTCGTCCTTTTCTACGATGGCTTTGTGACGCCATTAAGGGCGTTAGGTGTAGCCACCATAGGGTCAGGGTCACGGCTCCTATGCAAGCTGACAtgcagctgtgggccaccttcttGGAGTCTTACAATGGGGCGTCCTTCTGGCAGGATACCCTCCTTTTGGAAGCTGAGCTTCAGGTCCAGTCAGATGCAGCAGGTGGCTTGGGCTTTGGTGTCTATTTTCGTGGCCGCTGGTGTGCTGAGAGATGGCCCGCGGCCTGGGTAGCTAGTGTGGTCACCAAGGACCTTACCTTTTTGGAATTCTTTCCTATTGTGGTGGCCATTCATCTCTGGGCGGATCTTTTTCGGGACAAGACAGTGCACTTCTGGTGCGACAACCAAGCCACTGTGCAGGTGATCGATAGGCAGACGTCCCGGTCCCCTAGGGTGATGATTCTAGTCAGGGCTTTTGTGCTGGCTTGCCTGCACAATAATATACAGTTTCTAGCATGCCATGTGCCTGGCGTCCAGAATAGCTTGGCGGATGcgctgtctcgtttccaggtgcaGCGCTTTCGCCAGCTGGCGCCAGAGGCGGAACATCAGCCTGAGGCCAGATGCCTTCATGGCTATGGAGCCTTGGCGCATAGAAGTGCAGAGGGCCGTTTGGGCCTCTTTGGCCCCCAGCACGTGGGCAGCATACACTAG